The genomic DNA tgagatgataatgcaaacactgatcaccataatgacgatttgttgaaattaaaactcaattgtgctgtcaattttttttgtctccctctctctctctctgtgcactaaatgtcagtgatgtgattggatagtgcagattaaggggtggtattattataataagatccccttttgacatcacaagaggagccaaatttcaatgagctatttttccacattttccacatgcagagaatgatttaccaaaactaagttactggattgatctttatcacattttctaggttgatagaagcactggggatgcaattatagcacttaaacatgaaaaaagtcagatctGACCTCTAAAAATAATTCATGAACTCTTATTTCAGGTTTTTTTGCCTTTCAATTATAAACCAAGAAGAAGTTACAGAGAGAGAAATCTGAGAAGTTATCAGAGAAATcctttattaaaaaattaatctaTTGTTACCTTAATACTGCTATACAATGCACAATTGTGGTTAAGTATAAATCAAGCATTTTCTGACGCTGCTCTTTCATTGCACAGTAATTGAATGTCTTAGCTGCTGCAGGGAGATTGTGACGTGAAGTGAAGCATGATGGCGTGACAGATAATCCTAATCCCGCTTTAACACACAAGAATCACTGTGGCCACAATCAAAGAGGACAGAGATGTCCTGACCCGACCCAGAGAAAGATCACACACACATTTCTGTCTCAGGTCATCCTTACTAAACCACTGTCACCTTATCAAATCATGTTTCAGTATCTCAATGTCTAAACCTCTCAATAAACCCAAATCTGTTCACTCACCGCTTTCGCCGTTCCTTTGTTCTTTATTAAGCACGACCGCTCCAGATTCTGATATCCTCCGATCACCTGGATCTCTTCGGCGGTCGGATATCTCTTTTTACCCGTGTCTTTGTTTGCACTGGTGTTATTGGTGGACGTCTGGGCCTGTGGTGCCGGTTTTGATGGAGTTATTGTTGAGTTGTTTCCAGAAGGAGCTGATCCAGCAGATCTTCTAGGGGTGATGGTGATGGTGGTTCCTCTCTTCGCCGGTCCGCCTGATGCACTCCTAATGGTAAACAGCGGTGGAGAGGGGCCTGTCGAGGGAGATGAAGGACTGTTGACTTGTTCTGGGGTTGATAAGGAGTTTTCTGTGGGTTGGACAGTGCGGGCGTTGACGGTGAAGGACCTGAGCTGCTGAGGTTTGGGATGTGACCTTTGATCATTTTGTTGAGGAGGATTCATAGATGTTTGTGATTTCTGAGTCTCTTTAAGTATGTCTGGTCTCTTCTGGCCTTCAGCCGTCTTAACCTCCTGTGATGTCATCGCACTCTGCGTCTCTCCGTCTCCTTCCTGTTCCTTCAGCTTTAGTCGTTCTACCTGACGCTGGACCGTCTGTACACCTGTCGACTCCACCGTCCCAGGTTTGTCACCGTCCCTCCCATAACTCCACAGTTTGGCTTTCTCGGGCAGAATGTCCGGTGATTGTGCATTTCTGATGGACTTGTATTGTCCCGTGGAAAGATCGGCTTTTCGTTCACCGATACATACGGCGCTCCTGGATCCCACCGGCTTGAGGTTATAGATCCGACTCATTTCGACAAGCGAGTCTGAAAGAGGTGGAGAGGGAGAAAGAGAGGGAGGAAGATATTCTTCCTCTAGcaactctctctctttttcgTCTTCTCCCGCGTCAATGTTCTGTCGTCTCCAAGTGCTGCGTCTGTCACACTCCTCTACATgatctctctctgtttctccaCGGAAGATATCGCTCTCGGATTCATCCCCAGAGATCTCCCCAACTTCTCTTTCTGTCGAGTCTGACCGTGACAGAGAAATAGGAACAGGAAGTTGAGGGCTTGCCACTGTAACTTCCTGTGTGACGTCAAACAGTCTGAGAGTCTGCAGTGTGGTTTCTTCCTGTTGAGTCAAAGTGCCTTCTGTTTCTCTGCTCTCCATCACTTCAGTCTTCTTCACACCGCTCAGTTTCTCTTCTTGTTGACGGATTCTTTCTCTTAATGACTCCACTCGGGTCAGAGGTCGTCCAGTCTTCCAGCTTCCTCTCCTCTCTACTCCTCCACCTTCTCCATCTCCAACAGGGAAACTTGTCCTTCTTGCTGAAGATACATCAACTCCATAAAACACTGTTCTGGGAATGGTTACCTCTTCTTTGATTTGATGGGATGTTTTTTGATGATTGTAAGTGATTGTGTCTGGATCTTCACATGAAGACATCTTCCCTGTCCTGTTGAGCTCTCTGTCCATCTGAACTCTTTCTGTCCTGTGGTCCAGATTTTCTGACAGATGTGAAGAAGACTGGAGACTGTGGTCTGCTGATGGTTTGATGATATCTTTGATGTCATCTGAGGGTTGGATATATGTACTATGAACTTCATTCGCCTCATCCTGATTCCCTTTCCTCTTGACTTCTTCAGTTTGACTTTTTCTTTCAATTTTCTCCTTCTCATTTGGCCTTATTTCGCACCTCTGATCTCTTTGCATCTCTTTATCTATCTTCATCTCCCTCTCGCTGCTTTCTCTCCCTTCGTTTTTGATTAGAACTCGTCGGGCAAATGCGATGTCTTCTGGGTTTTTGATGGGGGCCACAATGAAGCCCTCTTCTCCATCTGCActttctttctgtctctttTCATTCATTTGTACCTCTTCATCACGTCTGTGTCTCCCCCATCGTCTCGTGACCCTCGGTTCACCTTCTGATCGAACCTTCACGTTCGGTTTGACCCTGCGATCTGAGTACGTCCTCTCTATCACCTTAAACTCCGGTTCCTCTTCACAAACTCTGTTCTCTTGATGACACAGCACACGATCGGAGAAGCTGAAGGAGCGTTTGGGAACACCTCGGAATGTCTGCCTCGTTTGGTCCTCCTCATCCTTCCGTACGTACAGATCTCCGGTGCTGTATTTGATCCGGTTCTTGCCTGATGGGTCAAAGCAGTCTGTGCTCTTGGAACGCATTGGGGGTTTGGGGTGTTCACCAAACTTACTGAGCAGCTGACTGACTCGACTGCCACATTCGGTTCCTCCGCCCTTGAGTTTTGTTATTCTCGTCATCAATGTCTCTTTTCTCCATATCTTCTCTCTCACTTCAGGTGTGTCTATCTCCTCGTCTGTAACGGGCGGTTTGATGATCAATACTTCTGATGCTCTGATCTCTGTAACGCTTCCACCACCAGCCAGAAACTCTCTTAAATCCATCCTCATCCTCTTCTCTTCCACCTCCTCGCGCACGCTCTCTCTCCTCTCCGGTCTTTCTTTGCAGTTTTTCTCTTTctcgatgatgatgatgttgttTGCTTTGATGGTGTGAAGACCTGTGACTGGAGTAAAGAGACATGTGCTGCTCTCTACCTCTCTGCACTTCTTCAGCGGTTCTTTCTCTCTTACTTTGTCTGTCCATATCTCTCTATCTCGTCttttccagaactctctctctctcttcacctCCGCTTCTTTCTCTCTTCCTATATTATTGGTTCCATCGCATGTGTTGTCTCTCCTCCAGCTGTTCTCAGACCTGATGAAAGGATTGTGTTGGATGGAGCCGATGGTTTCTTGAGTTTGGAGATGGAGTGTGAGTTTATTGTCCATCTGTTCTGTAGCGATGTCCTCTATGATGGTCAAGACCTCTGCTGTATGCTGTCCACCATCTTTATCTCGTCCTTCATCTTGCTTTGCTCTCCTTCTCAGGATAATCCCTCTCTTCCAGGCAGGCATGTTGGCCAACCTCTCCTcttcctctctttctcttctctctctctcctcttcctCTCGTCTCTTGCGCTCTAATAGGAGTTGTTTCCATTCGGGTAGCGTGGACAGAGACATCATCACACTGTGTTTGATCAAAAGATGATGagatttttgtatgatttactCTTGGTGCAAGCCTTTAAAAACAATCCAACACAAAAGTAGATCtgttaaaattatttgatgTAGCAAATTTGTATATAGCTGTAAGCAGTTCTGTCTGAATAAAATATTGATTCTCGTCCAGTTACAATTTCATAGTTTTACTCATAATAAACAGATCTGCTGATATTAAATCTCTCTATAGATGTAAGTCTAAACATGATGAACACACAATAATCAAGAGATCATTTACTTGTATGACAAATGATCTTTAAAAGAATGAAAATCACTTGACCTTGCGACTGTAATTCCTGAGTTTGGATTCCTGATTCACCGTAATGAAGTTTTCCTCATCTTTCCATCTGTGTTACTCCAATCAGACACAGCTAAAGTCTCTCACTTCATGTTGAATTGAATCAGAAACTTTATAACAATGAATATGGATGAAAAAATCCCTGAAAGTGTTTGATTCCTGTGAATCGGAGCGCTTCTGTAGTAAATATTGCCGGCTTTAGAAGCACCGGACTGTAATCCCATAATTACATTAAACTCCAGCAGGAGAAagacgcgcacacacacatttgtttaAGTCGTCTTCTGTCTTTCTGACCTGCACCTGATActgcattatatatttttataccacgggtctgttgaatgctgtattctgattggctgagaaatgttctgtgggtatgcattaattttttttgcacacctaacttgtcaaatgtcttaaaaataggcaccagagcaatgtttgtggtaactgtggtataaaaggaataattgacttcggtcctttgaatttgaaaataatgcacacccgcggtgtaacgccattgcaccttgggtgtgcattattttcttataattcaatggcccatcgtcaattattccttacttaaaccGCACACCTGACATGTCAAATGCCTTAAAATgtccaccagagcaatgtctgttgTAACCATGATATACAAgcaataattgactctggtcctttgaattttTTGATAATAATCCACACCTGCTGTTTAAATCCACTACCCGTCATgtcacattaccaccttgggtgtgcattatttacaaatAGTTTAACAGCCTGACGTCATAGTTTAATTACATAATACATGTTGTTTTTATGATTTCTAATTAAGAGACATTGAGTATTTCTCATTTCACAACTTACCTGCCtataaattttttgttataGTTAACTAGTACTATTCAAAGACTAcagttaataataaaaaacctgTCAATAATACTGTGTACTAATTGCTATAtttcagcattttattttatgcaacatTGATCATTTAATACTGATGGTAAACGCAAGTCAAACTctgataaacatttttacatgcaGTTGATTATTCAGGACATAATCAATATTAGGGCGTTTATTTGTAAAACCACTCATaagagtcaattatttttattgaGATTTTAAAATGAGATATGCATCATctaaaagctgaataaataagctagGACATTAGGATAggaggacaatatttggcagacattaaactatttaaaaatataaaatcgGAGGgttgaaaaatattgaaaaaaatcacctttaaagtccaaatgaagtccttagcaactgcacAGAAGTGTTTtgatatttatggtaggaaatttacaaaatataataatgcGACATGACTTTTGTGTCAAAAATCATTCGGATATAATTTTGACCTATATtgttgctacaaatatacccatgtaacttatgactggttttgtggtccagggtcacatataagtCCTGCACTTTAAAAACATCATGTATGCGATTTAGTTTTTAccttttgtgtaaaaaaaaacacaatttataaaagctttattaaacaaaatttactgttgatgtaaaaaaatacattcagCTTTGTATTCATTATGTAAACATATCTTTAGCTGTATtcataacacaaaagaaaaggCACATCATTTTTCAGTAGTTATGACACATGAATGTAAACAAGCAAACCCAAATCCTCTATAACACACATCAGAGACGTGCTTTAACatgatgttttaaaaatataaaagcatTGACATTAAATGTTATTGAATTGACATCAATACAGTCAGCAAGGTTTAAACAGCGGTTTTAAAAGCTCTTAATAGACAAACATATTGACACAAACAAAATctttaattttttctccatataTCTTATAGCTGCTCATGGGATTGGATGTTGTGCGTgttgtgtgtataatgtgtCTCTGTGTTGTTAATGAGTCTGGTCAGATGAGAGTAAAGCAGTTTAATCTCTTGACCTGTGCTCCTCAGATCCTCTCCAGCTAACTAAAAATACAATGACACATCATGAAAATAGACAAAGACACAATTtggttttatattaaaatactcCTGATGAACGCATCTTTTTTCTGCTGATCATCTCATCTGTTAGAGGAAAGAGAGTTGGGCTGAATCCCAGTTTACACACCATTTACATACTACATACTATAGTACTTTAAAACAGCAGGCTAAGGTGTTTTACTATTTCTGGTGTGCTTTCTGGTATTAATGAATGTATGGTAATGAACTGATAGCTTGACATTCATTGACCCGCATGCAAACACAAAGTGATCAATAAATAGATCTGTGGTACACAATGACAGTATACTGTAGTCTATAacatacatgcatacttttGCATCACAAACTAACTACATACTTTTAGTGCAATGAAGTATGCAAACTGAGAAACAGCCGTGTATTACAAACCCATTCAATATTGAAACACTTTCTCAATAACACATTCTTCAATTCAGCTTTTGCTTGTTGAAATGCTTATTCAATCACAAATGTACCTAAAAACatattattgatattaaaaaatgatatttaaactAATCAAATATGATTGACACCCGGTTTATGTGTCATGTAAGTTCATACTATATCAAATTCAAAAAGATTTCAACAAGAAACTGCAAAGGGATGATGAAGATGAACTAAAAGATGCTTTACCAGACCAGTAACTCTTACTTTTTTCTTGGCAATTACATCACaacccttaaaaaaattaaacattttagtacagttaaaacaaaaaaatatatagctactgtagtaaaaccacagttaccacaaaataataataaataaattttgtaAACCATGATTTTCAATAACcaaagttaaaccatggttactgtagtaaaaacatggttttgctgataatAATCAATGCActaaaaaaccatggttactacacttttaccacacaaaaaaatggttaattttcataagggaacATGCATAAGACCAGCATGAGCTGGTAGCAGTTTTTAGCTGGTTTTATTTTGGCaatagctggtttaagctggtcctcgcaagctggcaaagctggtgggtcagctggtcttccagcctgactaGCTAATTCCAGTTGATAATTGACCAAAActcagctagaccagcttgctacacaaGCAAAACCGGTAATACCAAGCTGGGAACCAGCTCATGCTGGATTTAGCTGTTTTCTTCAGTAAGGGTACGAGACAGGTGACACATTACAATATCAACAGTATAAAAACACATCATCAACAATTTAGATAAAAATTCTATAAAAATGTcttgcaattttttttacatttaacaaACCAGTAATTttgtaacaaaatatatatttttgttatgaATATTAACACTTTCCCTTTTTAGCAAAATATCAATTTCAAAGCAATGCAAGCGACGACTCTCATACTGATAAAGAAATGAAACTAGTACTCTACTGATTCTTCAGTCCTGTTTGTTGATGTTGTTATTACTCTGATCGTTTTCTTCCAGCGGAGTACCAAAGAGTTTCAGTTTGGTCTGCAGCTGCCGGTTGAGATACGTGCAGTCTTGTGTATCCAGAGAATGAGCCAGGatcagataaacagacagataaaGAGCCAACAGGAGTCGATCCAGAGGAAAACTCGGAAGAAGCCAGAGAACCACCAGCAGCTCCACACAGACCGGATGTCTCAGGTGAGCAAAGAGTCGCTGGGCGCGTGGAGACTTTAAAGAGAGAGGATCACCCAAACCCAAACACTCATAATAcacctgaaacacacacacaggacaGGACGACACGTATCTCTCTTTAGTGTACAGTAGAGTAAAAATACATGTTGTTATAATGATGATGATTCACACAGTACCTGTTTGATGCCCAGTAATTCTGGATAGTCAAAAATCAGTAAAATACTGCAGATGATCGCCCAGCAcagaaagtgtaaaataaaacagatgAGAGGGAAATAAATATCCCAGCTTGTATTTTGCACAGACCACAGACAGGGGGCGCTGGTGATCGGCTGCCAATAGCGCATCAATACCTGAAAACAACAGTTAGAAGCTAATTTTAATAGATTATATATAAGATTCTTTTTACATGacaaattttatttatgaaGGAGGATTAAGGCCAAGATAAATAAACCTTGAGATTAAAGCAATTATAATGCAAGATTTAACTAGTAGTTTTTAGCAAAGaaagtcaaaataaataaaattacaaaattattttctagATATTTCGaatgtaaaaatgttattattaaattattaccgtaattaattattatttaaattaattaattaaatttaattaattaattaaaataattattattctcgttatattgactttagtcttgcaatGTAACGTTTTTCCCATAATTTtacttattttgacattttctcTAAAAACTACTAGTTAAATCTTGCATTATAATTACTTTAATCTCGAGATGGTTTTCTTTTTATTCCTCCTTGGTATTTATTACATTTGGATGATGTAGTAATTATGAATTATAGATCAGACATCCAGCCAACagaagaaaacattttaaaaagggcCAATGAGTTTCTGTACACAAACACACTACTTTTATTAGTTTAAAGATGCACAATATCAGTATTTATTTCTAAgatgacaaatagacagacataGAGAGAGTATTGTGTAGTTACCTGCATTGCTATAGCGGTAGTAAAACAGTACATGGTTCTGGTTAAAACCCCCAGCAGGTTCTGACATCTTCTCTTCACTGGAGCCCAGGCCAACACACTGTGCTGAACACTGAAGAGGACCAGAAGGAAAACATCCACAGCTACAGCTTTTAAAACCCCGCTGTCCCGTAGAGCCACAGACCATGACACTGAATCTAAGTAGAGACACAGAGGAACAAAAACTCAGAAAAAGATTTccgcccaacgtggggctcgaacccacgaccctgagattaagagtctcatgctctaccgactgagctagccgggctgTACGTGCTTCACGCACACACGCCGTAATGACGACACAAGCGTGCGTCTGTTTTTGCATATTACTATTGGACaagaaatgtcattttaatTCAATATCTGTAACTCCTAATCAAACTATCCGTTTTATTATCAAATACATGCATAAATACTACAAAGTACAGCCCTAGGTTTATAAAAAGGTtcataataattttattatgaAGTATTACATTTTAGTATTATTTAGTATTAAAAGTTACATAGAGTAAGTTACAAGAAAAACTACACTATGAAAAAAGAACAAAACAAGAAGCTTATAGGCACAAACTAATTATTGATGATTAAATTCACATCACTTTTTGTGCACATAAGGTCTTAAAACACAGATGTGAACAGCTGCTGGTTCTTCAGTTTAACGTTTGCTCAAGCATGCGCACTTACCTCGACACAGAGGCGCGTCCCCGCTCAGGTTATGAAAGATTGCGCGAAACGACACAAAGCGAACAAAATCAGCACCGGTTACAAAAACGAAGATGAAGTTAATTAGCGCCGAAACACAGAGAAAGCAATCGCGAAAAGTCACCGACGCCATGATaaaaggtgtgttcgacttcatgcgctCCTGCGCACATTGGCTGCGCAGAAATATCCTATGACACCAAAGTATCTCGAGAACAGACCGATCCGTGTTGTCTggaaacgctctcgcggtactatGAATTCAAACACGAAGAGGCGATAACTTCCGGAAAGCGCAGCTGCAGTGACAACTTTTGAGCACTAGATGGAGACACACTTCATGTTATCACGTTCATATGGTTTCAtttcttaaatgtttaaataattcTGTAACTTAAAAGAGTAAAGTTTAAagctgtttatctgtctgtggGTTAATTCATACAAAAAATTATTCAGCAATAAacactgtacaaaaataaatacaattttaacatTATAATAAGTGCTGGGCATATATTAATCtggattaatctcatacaaaataaaagtattttttgcataatatatgagtttgtgatgtgtgtaaatattatgtatatttaaacacacacacatacatatataaatttaagaaatgttttatttatatataatatagaatatataaaaatgtaaataaatatatatacacatgtaaatgtttcttaaatacatacatgaatgtgtgtgtatttatatatacataataattacacacagcacaaactcatatgttatgcaagaaattacttttattttgtatgagattaatctagattaatctatgcccagccctaattatAATGTAAAATTAATGATGTCTCGTTTACTTACATTGGTAAATGCGTTatctaacatgaactaagaccAATTCATTGCTCATGTATGTTAGCTCGTTGTGTATTAACCATTGTTATCAGATTCATCGTTTGACTGTAAATATGAATTAGTCAATGCTGAAATGAACTAAGATGAATAAATTGCCAGtgttttttgtaataatatagaAAGGACAAACCCCAAACCATGTGGCTTTGTTATAGCTGCATTGTGTGGTTTAGTTGCAGTCAGATGAATGCAGTCAGTCAGGAAGTCATAACCAATTATTGCGTGACAAAGGCTGTGTGAATCTAGTAAGTTCACTGATGATTTGGTGAGGGAGTTGTTTCAAGCATCTGTATTTGAACAAGTTTTttgacattgtttttttatttcaaaggTTTTTATTATAATCAAGATTTATATGATAAACAAAAGACAGGTGAGCTTCACTGGCAATAATAAAGACATCACTTCTAACATCTGTGATTGAGAATTAACTAATAGTACACATCTGAgatacaaagtttttttttaagcttttttaagGCTGTTTAACTGCAGTGCTGGACATATCATACTTGGAGTGATACGCTTAAGGCAATTAATTGTATAGTAAAATAAAGTAGACATTGGTGTGAATTAGTCTGTGGTTGTTAAATCTGAGTTTAGTGCAGCTGCATCTTTTCCTTCAGCCCAGCCCTTCTGCCAACCGTGTTGATGAATAATTCCAGCGGCAGCCATTGTTGCAAAGAAAAATATCACAAATGCAAGTCCAACACCACCAAACATCAAGGCTCTCTCTGTTACTGTCAAATCATCATCTATGCCGAAAGAAAACATTCAGAATTATATAGCGTGTTTTTACAGATtaaagaaattgtaatattttataGATTGGtgattatatacagtacacatgAATAGTTAATATGTGCTCATTTCCGAATTCAATAGGCCTATAACAGAAGTCTTACTTGTGATCTCAACATCCTTCAGCAATTCTGTGAGCTTGTCTGAAAGTACATTATTTGAtcaaacattaaatattatcATATTTTCTGAAGTAATGATATAGTAATTGCCTGAGGTTTGTGTGCAATGTCAGGACATGCTGCATCTTGCATTGCTAAGGTGGTCTGTCTGATTGACATTGCTATGCATTTTTACACCCTCAGAAATAAAGCTACAAAAGCTGTTACTGgagcggtaccctttcaaaagtaGGGGAGAAACAGGgcgaaagtaacaaagtgattttctccAAGCCCTGATTACAGTTGCATTTCAAACTATAAAAGCATCTTTAGCACGCAACCCTTTACAGACTTGACAAATATTTCGTTATCGTTTTGCatgtgtagatccagaaagctgttttcgaccatgataagtaaattcctaaaacggtcatgtttttttaaaacgcgttgtgtttctggtttcatgtgttacagtactgatcaatctacaggtgctgtaacacatcctgaagtttgacgacttagagtttttcaaaataaaagtgaatcatatttaaatgtcaggagttcctgtcgggacgaaagtaataggggagagcggggcacacctaacgctttttggctttggctctatcattcaaaaaatatttaagttagataaattatttttcttacacaatcaacacacacatctctgctacaaactaacacttaaagtttgtttgtgagaCCTACCGTTATCGTACCTAACCCTAATTACATCGAAAGTGGCAGGAGTGCCAACGTTACCCCATAGGtgaggttcattgtaacaaGAAAATTTagattaaacacaaataattcaatcaaattctgtctatatactaaaggtggatgtttctatatctgtctataatagatgaatgtgtggatatcaatccatccatgatcctttaTCTAACCAtccaaactgttttttttttaaagggctgcacaattaagacaaaaaaatcataaatgagttatttcccctgatattgtattaacagttatcatttgttgaacattatttacattgttttcatttcattctcATTGTATACTGGAGGCttagttgtaa from Misgurnus anguillicaudatus chromosome 20, ASM2758022v2, whole genome shotgun sequence includes the following:
- the ppp1r18 gene encoding uncharacterized protein ppp1r18 yields the protein MMSLSTLPEWKQLLLERKRREEEERERREREEEERLANMPAWKRGIILRRRAKQDEGRDKDGGQHTAEVLTIIEDIATEQMDNKLTLHLQTQETIGSIQHNPFIRSENSWRRDNTCDGTNNIGREKEAEVKREREFWKRRDREIWTDKVREKEPLKKCREVESSTCLFTPVTGLHTIKANNIIIIEKEKNCKERPERRESVREEVEEKRMRMDLREFLAGGGSVTEIRASEVLIIKPPVTDEEIDTPEVREKIWRKETLMTRITKLKGGGTECGSRVSQLLSKFGEHPKPPMRSKSTDCFDPSGKNRIKYSTGDLYVRKDEEDQTRQTFRGVPKRSFSFSDRVLCHQENRVCEEEPEFKVIERTYSDRRVKPNVKVRSEGEPRVTRRWGRHRRDEEVQMNEKRQKESADGEEGFIVAPIKNPEDIAFARRVLIKNEGRESSEREMKIDKEMQRDQRCEIRPNEKEKIERKSQTEEVKRKGNQDEANEVHSTYIQPSDDIKDIIKPSADHSLQSSSHLSENLDHRTERVQMDRELNRTGKMSSCEDPDTITYNHQKTSHQIKEEVTIPRTVFYGVDVSSARRTSFPVGDGEGGGVERRGSWKTGRPLTRVESLRERIRQQEEKLSGVKKTEVMESRETEGTLTQQEETTLQTLRLFDVTQEVTVASPQLPVPISLSRSDSTEREVGEISGDESESDIFRGETERDHVEECDRRSTWRRQNIDAGEDEKERELLEEEYLPPSLSPSPPLSDSLVEMSRIYNLKPVGSRSAVCIGERKADLSTGQYKSIRNAQSPDILPEKAKLWSYGRDGDKPGTVESTGVQTVQRQVERLKLKEQEGDGETQSAMTSQEVKTAEGQKRPDILKETQKSQTSMNPPQQNDQRSHPKPQQLRSFTVNARTVQPTENSLSTPEQVNSPSSPSTGPSPPLFTIRSASGGPAKRGTTITITPRRSAGSAPSGNNSTITPSKPAPQAQTSTNNTSANKDTGKKRYPTAEEIQVIGGYQNLERSCLIKNKGTAKAVKVCFDDAQLERVCEYPSEDSHPCAPHPMPEDGRCGGEQEEEEEEENGAFVSSSDRSSGRIRFLKVDESCKR
- the nrm gene encoding nurim, whose protein sequence is MKSNTPFIMASVTFRDCFLCVSALINFIFVFVTGADFVRFVSFRAIFHNLSGDAPLCRDSVSWSVALRDSGVLKAVAVDVFLLVLFSVQHSVLAWAPVKRRCQNLLGVLTRTMYCFTTAIAMQVLMRYWQPITSAPCLWSVQNTSWDIYFPLICFILHFLCWAIICSILLIFDYPELLGIKQVYYECLGLGDPLSLKSPRAQRLFAHLRHPVCVELLVVLWLLPSFPLDRLLLALYLSVYLILAHSLDTQDCTYLNRQLQTKLKLFGTPLEENDQSNNNINKQD